One genomic region from Stutzerimonas decontaminans encodes:
- a CDS encoding type II secretion system F family protein yields MTQKAIRTSVFAWEGIDRKGSKVKGELSGASPALVKAHLRKQGINPQKVRKKSVSIFSAGKKITPMDIALFTRQMATMMKAGVPLLQSFDIIGEGFDNPNMRKLVDDLKQDVAAGNSFATSLRRKPQYFDDLYCNLVDSGEQSGALETLLDRVATYKEKTEALKAKIKKAMNYPIAVVLVAIIVSAILLIKVVPQFQSVFNGFGAELPAFTLFVIKISEALQEWWYLILFGAAGMAFAFKQAHVRSESFRNWVDKALLKTPIVGDIIYKSSVARFARTLSTTFAAGVPLVDALDSVAGATGNVVFRSATQKVKNDVSTGMQLNFSMRTTSVFPSMAIQMTAIGEESGSLDEMLSKVATYYEDEVDNMVDGLTSLMEPIIMAVLGVLVGGLIIAMYLPIFQLGSVVG; encoded by the coding sequence ATGACGCAGAAAGCGATCAGAACCAGTGTGTTCGCCTGGGAAGGCATCGACCGCAAAGGAAGTAAGGTCAAGGGTGAGCTAAGTGGGGCTAGCCCTGCGCTGGTGAAGGCGCACTTGCGTAAGCAGGGTATCAACCCGCAGAAAGTTCGAAAGAAGTCGGTGTCGATATTCAGCGCTGGAAAGAAAATCACGCCGATGGATATTGCGCTTTTCACTCGGCAAATGGCGACCATGATGAAGGCTGGAGTGCCGCTGCTCCAATCATTCGATATCATTGGTGAGGGTTTTGACAATCCGAACATGCGGAAGCTCGTAGATGACTTGAAACAAGACGTTGCAGCGGGTAATAGTTTTGCAACGTCGCTGCGCAGGAAGCCACAGTATTTCGATGATCTCTACTGCAATTTGGTGGATTCGGGGGAGCAGTCTGGTGCTCTGGAAACCCTATTGGATCGTGTGGCGACCTACAAGGAAAAGACAGAGGCGTTGAAGGCAAAGATCAAGAAGGCGATGAACTACCCTATAGCTGTTGTGCTTGTGGCAATCATCGTTTCTGCGATCTTGTTGATAAAGGTGGTTCCTCAATTTCAGTCGGTTTTTAATGGTTTCGGTGCAGAGTTGCCGGCATTCACGCTGTTTGTAATTAAAATATCTGAAGCGTTGCAAGAATGGTGGTACCTAATATTGTTTGGGGCCGCCGGTATGGCATTTGCGTTCAAGCAGGCGCATGTGCGTTCTGAATCATTTAGGAATTGGGTGGATAAGGCGCTTCTAAAAACACCTATAGTGGGCGATATTATTTACAAGTCTTCTGTCGCTCGATTTGCACGGACGTTATCGACCACCTTTGCCGCGGGCGTTCCTCTCGTTGATGCTTTGGATTCCGTGGCTGGCGCAACCGGTAACGTGGTTTTTAGAAGTGCCACGCAAAAAGTAAAAAATGATGTTTCTACTGGCATGCAGCTTAATTTCTCGATGCGTACAACGAGTGTTTTTCCTTCTATGGCTATCCAGATGACTGCCATTGGTGAAGAGTCCGGTTCGCTTGATGAGATGCTAAGCAAGGTTGCCACGTACTATGAGGACGAGGTGGATAATATGGTTGATGGTCTCACTAGTCTGATGGAGCCTATTATTATGGCAGTGCTGGGAGTTTTGGTTGGTGGTCTAATCATCGCAATGTACCTGCCTATCTTCCAGCTGGGTAGCGTGGTTGGATAG